In Triplophysa dalaica isolate WHDGS20190420 chromosome 19, ASM1584641v1, whole genome shotgun sequence, the sequence TGCTTCGTGAAACGACACAAATATGCTCACATTGTAACGCTCTCAGTCCATCGCACACTAAACAGTGGTTACCCATAAACCCCCGGGAAACAAAACTAATGCCTCTCAGTGGCACATGTGTCAGCGGGAAAAATGTGACATAAATGACACAAGCATGAAGGTCAGcggctctgtgtgtgtgtgtgtttgtgtgtgtttgtgctctcGGTCTTCAAACTGGAGTTTTGCTCAGAGCAAGGTTAGTTCAACCACCATCTCTAATACAACTGATATAGCTCTGATTAAcccagaaagagagagagagcatcacACACATGAAAGTATGCCTGTATAGGGTTATGTGTATTGTGTATTGAGTTGGATGTTGTGTACGGCGTTTAGCTGTCTCAGTTTCTGTTAAACCACCTAACAGAGCTCCTGAGTCTCTTACAGGACTTAATTCTGTCACAGAGTTTCACTTTAATGGGTTGTTGAAGATTATAGGACAACAGCTCACACTGAAcgatgcgcacacacacatgcaccgcacacacacacgcacgcagacacacacacacacacacacacacacacacacacatacacacacaaacgcacacataccgactcgcacacacaaacacacactcatgtttattatctctgtggggacagtccataggcgtaatgttgtttatactgtacaaactgtatatttgatcccctaaacctaaagatcacaGAAAACTTGATGCAGttttagaataaataaaaggtTCTGTAccatttataagcttttttgccTCAATTTTGGCGCCAACGGTAACACGAGTACCCATGAGTTGGTATGCATTCAGATTTGGggtccccaccgggatataCAATCAAGgccactcgcacacacacacacacacacacacacacgcgtgcattcacacaaacacgtgcacacccacactcacacacacactactctttctttctgtgttaGAGTATTAATCATATATCTTTCTCTTCCTTTTATAATTTTCTATTTCATTGAGAACGACTCAGAACAGTTGAAGGTCTTGAATCTGGATTATTTTGAAATTTTCACGATAAAATTACAGTATCAGCATAACAACTTGATTTGTAAACTGTATAACTTTGAGAGAATTTCTTCATTGATGTGTTGTCTTAATAACATCAGCAGCATGTGATCAAACCAGTGAAGCAAGAATTACAACctttgaaatgtattaaaacccTGGATTCTTCATGTGGCCTTAGACTTTTAAACCTCACTGTGAACACCATGTTTTCATACAGAGAGTTACTGAAACCTCATGTGTCcaaaacactgcattttcaaaaatgaaacactgtgttgtcaaagttgacaaactcttttaaatacttttgatTGACAAGCATGAAAATATACCTCATactaatgatttataaaaacgtTGTGACAAATGTAGGTTTCTGCCTGACAGTGATGATATTTCACTAAATTTAGGATGAAAAACTCTCCAAAAGGAAAGCTGAAACATGTGCGGTGATCTGTTCCTCTCTGTGAAGATGGATCGAGATGATTCTGGACCATCGAATGCTGCAGGATGCTGCATTCAGAAGTGATGCAGCATAAACTGCAGTGAGCTTGTGAGGCCAGAAAATAATTATACAGCGTAGAGAGCTGAGAAATCTACAGAAATCACAACACCGGTTTTGTGTTTGAGAAACCTGGTCTCAGCCTTAACACTTAATTTGTAAAAGTATGCAAGGTTTACGGCACAAACTTATAATCATTGTTCAGTTAACTCTTGACTCGTTCTTGAATGTCCACCGGGGACATTTCCACGACACTAAACACGATGCGGCACAAAccaaaacgtgattggttgctttacctatCAGTCACATGGCCTCTTGGGCGAGACGGTCCTCACTGCACAACCCGATCCGACTCCTCCCACTTTATATACTTAGCCGCAATTTGGAGAGTTAAGTTACCACCCTTGGTCTCTAAAGTTTGCTGTTATCAATGTCATCGTAATTTAGTTTACGCCTGTAAGTAATGATCACAGATAGATATGTAAACCCACACCCTTACCCTAAAcctatattttttatgatttaaatatgttattaaaagacgtcaataaataaagtttgtcttcagcaagtttGTTTGACTGTCAAATAAATAACTTCAGTCACGACAAAAGGCGGAAATGGTAGAGCAATCTGCGCAAAACTGCTGCAGAAATCTGTCGACCAATCAAGACACAGTGGGAGGAGACTGGATCTAGTgttgaccaatcacaatgcaATGGGAGGAGATCCCATTGATCCCTaatgagagcctccatgaaccgttccattggagtcaacgaagttgacgcaactctctcttTCAACTCTCTCTTTTGACTCTCTCGTTTGACTCTCTCTTTCCAACCAGATCTCGCGTTCTGCAGTGAGAAGCTACTGTCTTTGGCaggccttggccaaagaaagcggcCAAAGTTACCTTTTTTTCGTCACAAAGAACTATGCCATCAAAGAAccctttgaagcacctttttttaaagagtggaCCCTACTTAGCGCCTGTCAACAAAAGTATCATAGTAAAATTCACTGATAACATCACAATACTACAGCGAGGCCAAAACTGACATCATACTTCTGTGGCCACTGCTGAGCAGTTTGGAAGGGAACCTCTTACCTGTTGACATACTGCATAATGTTTCCCGGCCACGCCAACTGCACCTTCAGCTCGCCCTTGTGCTCGACAAAGAAGTCTACGAGCGTGCGCGTGACCGTGGCGGACGTGTGGAAGAAAAAGGCAGGAATCCACAGTATGGCACCATCAAGCTTCTTCAGACTCAAGAAGAAATTGTTTCTGTCCTGGATGGTCAGCAGGTTGTTGTAGTATTTCTCCAGAATGCTGGGGTTGAAGGTGGTGAGGTTGGTCCTGCGGCCCACGTCTTTACGGAAGACCTCGGTGGGCGCGAAGTTGCATCGGAAGACGAAGTCGTACTTGTCGATGTCCGGGCCACAGTGGCTGCCGGTGAGAATCCCACTGTTGCCGATGACGGCGCAGGTGTTGAAGCGCTTGTTGATGATGGGAGAAGAGTCTGGAAGCAGAGACTTGAGGTTCTCCCCGATGGAGAAGACGTATTTGTGACTGGAGTAGTCGTAGTGCATCAGTTGACCAACGCGCACGCTGCTTTTCGTCAGGGTGAAGTTGTGCGGCACGTCGATGTATTGGCCGATTTCTTTACTGTAACGCAGAAGACAAAACTAACATCAACAAAGTGAGAATGACACGTGAGAACTGATCACAAACACCAATGAAGAGTtttcacattattatttatttatttgtataaacagTTACTTCTGGTCCTtgtttctgattggttgagcagaGTTCTAAGGCGTTATAAAATTCCCTGATTTATAACTTCTGACAGCATTAAATAGctaaaatatcactttatttaatgAACCTTTGATATGCATATGAAATAACCGTTTTAtgaaagcaataagccccacaaagcagtgggttacagtgcattttataacagctatgGGGTTTTAACACCCTGTTGTAAAATGCACTGTACCCAcggcttcttggggcttattacTTTAATAAGACTTACTGGTAgtcagataaataaaaaaaattctaaagtgttttcacaatttttacattgttgcaaagcagctgcaaaaaaaacattgttaaaaaaataattaattaattgaaataaatgatataattaaatgtaatatgattctattatataaatataattaaatatagaaattagtggtgggcatagattaatttttttaatctagattaatctagattaaaatggctcatttgaattctgccgaaggcattcagaatatgtgtagcacgtcacgtttgttgtggtcatttcacagtaacgttatgttgtgttcagattaacggcgacattttttttatcccgcgataagagtctcactgcgttaacggcgttaacggcccaccactaatagaAATCCTTATAGACAACTATAGAACATAGAAATATGAGAAAAATATGATCAAAAGAGCAatcataaaaacaagaaaatagaAGAAACATTGTAATATACAATGTACACTGCTAAAAAGTAAgcaattttttgtcattttctataACAAATATGTGAAATTAATTTCCTCTAGTAAGAAAAGCTACCTCAGATataaagtcttgttttatgatagaaaatataagattaaagaaaatatatgttaaaaacaagcaaaaaatatctgccactGGGGTAGTAAAACAAACTTGAATTAgatactttaaatattaaaatctaaaatccAGGTTTATTATTCTTAAGTTTCTTCAAAtgattgttgtgtgtgtgatgttcacCTCTGCTCTACATAAGCGGTCTTATTAAACCTCCAATTATCAGACTCCTGCAGGTTTTCGTTGAGAGCGTTATTGAGGGATGTGAAGGCAGGGTCCAGAAACTTCATTGCCAGTTGGGACCTGATGAGAAGAAGCACAGAGGAAACAAACATCAGGAAACAACACGGTTCCTCTGCACAGGAAGAGTCGGTCCCGTTGTGACCCGGATGGCAGATGTTGAAAGTGTTTCTAATCAATGTCGAGTCATCCAGCAGTCTGTCAGTCACCCCCCGCCCGGGGCGCTCGATGCCCGCTCTAATTAAAGCAGCGCTTTTAGACTCCACGCCTGCTCGCTTTCTCACTCTCATTTGTTAAAGCTTGTTCCGTTTCATTAACAAACTTATTAGAGTCTGGGTTAGCGCTTCAGAGGTCAGAGCGTTGGCTTGTGTTACAGCCCGCTGACTCTGAAAGAATAAAACAGTCgagtttgtttttgaaaaaaaagtctGATTATCCGTGTTCAGATGCTCGGCTTTGTGCTTAAAGACCTGATGTTGTTAAAGATCGAGGCCGGTAAACAAAAGGTTTTGTGTTTGAAGTCTGCAAGAATTGATTCACTCTTGTGTAAGTTCACTCCTCTGAAACTTCAAACAGATCCAAACACTTCAGAAACACTTTAACTTTCACATCAAGCATCCAAACTTAAGAAAATGTCTATCCCTAAACCCTTGAGAGTCATGAACTACAGATCACTTTGGATGAGGTAAACAATGCTGATCCAACTACACTAACGTTTCGATAAAATACAACCAcgaccaaatcaaaatgttaaactaatATCTTTAAGATCGCGTTATATGTGTAagattaaaacataataatattaaatacatttaatattgcttctggaccagtgtttccATATTGTGCTCTATGTTCTAACTCTCATGTTGTTTTTCAAATGCGTGTCCTCATAAACGGACGAGAAAGTTTTGTTGATTAATACGATCAAACACTAAACAACAATGGATTAGTGAAAGAGATTTGACTGCAGCTCTGCTGGCTTGAAGTCTGCTCTCTGGCAGAAGTTGAAATGACTCAAAGCAACAGACCTGAGTAACATATGGTCCCCCTCCCCATCTTCCGGCTGATCTCAATGACTCCTGCCAAGTAACCTTGAGTGCATCAAAACGGTTGTGATTACTGCAGAAATGAAACTGCCACACCAGTAAATCAGCACCAAGGACAGCGGCCTGTAGAACtctcaaacaacaacaacaacaacaacacaactaCACAATCTACACAGAAATAACACAATACTCTGTCTCTGCCAATAAGTTAGAAAGCAATACTTGTGTCATTTTTACAGCAGCACACCAGGGTTTGAGAGTTCTCAAAGTAGTGTATTCAActttttgtttctgttaaaaCATTTGGCTCATGCAACCATTCTGAAACAAAACACGTGGCTTGTTAAGGGAACAGACTCGTTTTCATGTGTCAAACTATACAAACGGTAAACAAATCCAAAGTGGATTGAGACCAGAGTGAGCATCCACATGTAAATAAcattcattaaatgaaaaaatatacatttattgtcACACAGTTACAGGTTTGTTTTCCGATTAAGGAATATTTTCAATACAAATTGTGTATATGCAGGTATTATTAAGGCATCAGCTGCATGGAAGTCATTACTCTACGAAATATGAAAATGTAGGTTGTTCACGACCGATTTGCGCATGCGCACTGCGCATCATGACAACAGGCCTTTCCAAAATTCACCGTACAAgagacacacaaaacatgattCAATGACATCAAACAGTTATTGATGTACATGAAGGCGCGTGTGTTAAACCATGCGGATTAAAACGTGCTTTCCGTCCGAGATACACGACACTTATGACGACATGAACAACAAACGCATATAAAGAAACGTACACATACCGAAATCCCGCATGAAACATGTACATCCGCGGTCCTCCGGCGTTGGGGTATTTCGGGGCGGTGAAGATGAAATCTTTCTTTATAGACACATAACTGATCAGTGACAAAATGAGCAAAGCGATGCTGAACATCACCAGACCCAGAACACTGACGACCCGAACCATCTCAAACCACCAGCGCTGCGATCACACACAGAGAATAAACATGATGAATGTGTGCAGCATCATTTTCAGAGGATGATGATGTTGGATGAGGGATGCGGATGCTGCGGTCCGCCGCGTCTCTCATCAGGACCAGCCGCGTGCATCTCTTGCGTTTCGGTTAAAACATCGCCGGTCGGAATAAGGTTTTTCCCCATCAAATGCATAAACTCGAGCAGATATTTAAAGGAGACTCGACCCTATTCACATATCCGAGAAATAAACAAGGATTCGCATGCGGAGATGCTCGTGAGCGCGCGGACACGAAAGGGTTACACAACCGATCCTGTTTACACGCATACATCTgcaaaagaataataatattgaCATTACGTTTTTGAGACggatatattatattattatttatcaagacatttttataGTAGTATACGTAAtcgtttttataataattaagacatttttacaaaacacgTACAAAACACGGACGAACGCAAACAGTATGCTTTATACGttttaaatgttatcattttaaagtgataaaacatattaatattgtttgatcacattttataataatcataCAGTATTGCATTCATGGCCACACCCCCAAACACGTGACAAGACAGAACATTTCCGTGTTTTAGGATAAAGCAGCATGTTGCATACCACACAAAATAGTTGCATGTGCAATTTTAGAAATATTGAGAATTGAGACTTTGAGAATATTTAGAAttgaagaaaatatatttattttgtttatttagtcatATGAGGTTCtgttattaaaattataaaaaacatttacatttagtcatgtaattgtaattttaaatcatcaatatttttgtcaatCAACAGAAACCTTCGATACACAGcatttgtttttgcaaactTTGTCACAATGAATTATGGGACTGTGTTGAACACATCTACATAGAAAGTGCCCTATAAAGTCAGCAGGGTGTACATACACAACTGTACACAATTACACATTATATAAGTACATCTACACATATGCATTGACAAACACATACCCGCATGCATTTAAAGTCCTGTCCACGTATAGCTTTAGTCAAATCAGCTACCGACTGTATAAAGTTGAGCTACGCACAGCTATTATTAAACATGGGTAATGAATGAGGCTGTCTTTAAGAAACACTGGACATCTAATGCACCTTTACTGTAAAAACATTAGTGGAAGCGGCAgaatataaacaacacaaatatcaatATCTTATATCGCGCTTCTCCATAGAACATAATGAACGCTACAAAATTGTCCTCTCTCATGAAAAGTTAAAAAGTTTCTAAGGGAATTATGATGAAAAACTCATCAATTTCTGTAGCTTTGGGGAGTGTTAAATAATCGAATTAGTGGAGCACATATACTTGTAAATGGGCTGCGGTcgagtttaaaataaacaactttcACAGCAGAGAGAGTTATCATTAAACAAccacacaaaatcaaacatcataTACTGAACTTGGTGTACAAAAGAGCAAGAGAACAACTCGAACAGCAACAACCTACAGTAATCCTGTATCTAAATCATGAACACTTGTGAAATCAAGAAATTTGATTGAATATCTTGTCCTCTTACTTGCTTCTCAAGTAAATGCGTCTTCATTTTAGAATGTTTAGACATCTGTATTGAAACCAAGACGTAATGCTATAGATATTCTATTGTGTAAGTGCATTTGAAGAGTACTGTGAAACTTTGCTGTTGGGTTTGCCAGATACTTACTGTAggtttaatttacaattttgttttaaacaaaaacttacctagttcttacattttctttcattaaacaagactaaatgtCTTGGTTACTTTTCTTGCTAggtaaatgtatcgtaatttatgaagttttaaatatttttactagaaaacaaaacaaaagtgcccaggaagaatgtcatttttgcatTAATGTCATTAATGCCAGTAATGAAGAgaagtctcttcttgctcattttgaatctcaaaagtcaacgTGTTTTACTctttattaaagtaaagttgaactcaaaataaaaacagtactTTTAGGAAAACATTATGTAGAAATCAAATCTACAGTTAGTTACTGGCAAAACTGCTGGacaattacagcaaagttttatagtgctgttttcaaaaatcatggtttttattatgttatctctttcttattgtgttttgtttgtgatagttagctgtattttttttagtaattatggctcaaatcaaaacaaaccaactgcagtttaactgataatatttggaattcacaataaaaaaaatgattatctcattttggaagcaaactcttcatTAACAGTATATGGAAACACAAGattattatctttaagcatAAACTTCACAAAAATATCTCAGATGGCTCTGAAATCAAAACATTCATGCTTTTGCTTgttggaaaacaagacaaaaaactaAGAAAGAATATGATTTTTGCAGGATATATCAACAGAAATGTTAGGAAAATTCATGATAAACTCTTGAGTGACTGTAATGTTCAGAACTTTCATAATTCTCTCGCACACATCTTCACATCAACACCTGAAGTGTTAAGAAGTCTgcagcactctctctctcaccatgAGCTCTAATAGCAGAGTTAACATTCTCTGGGTGTCTAGAGATGGTTGGTCAGTAGTGTGTATTTGTCATGAGTGGTcagtggaggagagagagagagagagaaagagagagagagggggatgCACCTGCAGATGTTGAGGTGGAAACAGCAGCGGCGCGGGCCAGATGAATGAGGGTATTATATGAAGAGACGGCTGCTGGGGTTTTGATGTATAGCCTCGGGGTCAGTGGGTGTAGGACCTGCGTGCAAGTGTGTGTGATGGTTGGTCAGGCCAAGGAGAGATACAGTTGCTAAGCAACAGACTGACCAGAGAGACCCATCTGATTGGAGTTTCATGGGATTAATTTCAACGTGTAGAAGATGACCAGAGTCaatcacaaacacagaaacattcattgaacagagagacagagagagagtggtTTAAGTTTCACACATCTGAgctcagtgttgtgttgtggtcagtgtaGGAGAATCGGACTGTATGCAGGGTACAAGCACAAGATGATGGTTTGTTGATTGAAATCTATCGTCGTCATGTCCAAAAATCATGTAATCAACAAACGGATGCAATAAGCGATGTATGTATTGATTAAATCAGGAAGCTCAGCATATAAACACTAGCGGtcacatgagacacatttagaCAGATGTTATGATCAGGTGTAAACATCTTGTGTCTCAACTGAACACTTGTGATGGGATCGTCCGAACGTGTTTCAATAGAAGGTGCAAACACTGCCTTTAGTGTCCGGCTTGGACCTCAAGAGGCTTGACCTcactctaactctctctctctttagtgTAAAACTCATTTAACCTGCTGGTCATGAGCTCATGCatcacactgaaacacacacagtatttttctgtcgagagagagagacagatgatcacagaaatactgtaaattTAGATTAGAGTAGACACAACAACCTCAAAAATATTCTGAAACATTAcgacttaaaaatgtatttcttttcatttctgctataaatataaagtgcaaataatatatatacgtacgtatttatattatattatatttacttatattttatgtaaGCGTTGGGTGGTTCTTCACCTCCACATCGGgctttaaaatcctttaatgcacggctagccgtggattaacCCGCTTATACCATAgttatttgccaagttaaagcttttattgatgtttacagtgtcattttcgatcaaacaggtgaaaacgACGGTTGGAGCTACCCGTGTGTTAgaggcttttaatgcacaccttccagccaatcagaatccagta encodes:
- the st8sia3 gene encoding sia-alpha-2,3-Gal-beta-1,4-GlcNAc-R:alpha 2,8-sialyltransferase; translation: MVRVVSVLGLVMFSIALLILSLISYVSIKKDFIFTAPKYPNAGGPRMYMFHAGFRSQLAMKFLDPAFTSLNNALNENLQESDNWRFNKTAYVEQSKEIGQYIDVPHNFTLTKSSVRVGQLMHYDYSSHKYVFSIGENLKSLLPDSSPIINKRFNTCAVIGNSGILTGSHCGPDIDKYDFVFRCNFAPTEVFRKDVGRRTNLTTFNPSILEKYYNNLLTIQDRNNFFLSLKKLDGAILWIPAFFFHTSATVTRTLVDFFVEHKGELKVQLAWPGNIMQYVNRYWKTKHLSPKRLSTGILMFTLASSMCEQVHLYGFWPFGWDPNTGKELPYHYYDKKGTKFTTKWQESHQLPTEFKLLFKMHTEGILKLSLSHCA